The Thermodesulfovibrio sp. 3462-1 genome contains the following window.
GCCTGTACAAAAAACCATACCATAACGGTCAATATGATATCTGAATTTTCTGTAAAATCTATGTCTCTGTCTTGCTGAACGCTCTCTGCGAAAATCTATTCCACCTGCAACCTTTGCAAAAGGATCAAGTTGACAGGAAAACCACACTCTGTATCTTTCACCTGCCTCAAGACTTAAATCAACTTCTTCTTTTATATCAAAGCAGTAACATGTAGGGCATACTGCTGTGCAGTTTCCGCAACTAAGACACCTCTGTTCAAGCTCTTTCCATACAGATGCATTAAAGGAACGGTCAAAAAGGTCTGGAAGATATCTTCTTTCTGTTGGAACTTCGTTATTAAATATTTTTAGTTTTTTCTCTCTCAAGGCTTTAAGTTCTTTTATATGAAATTCCTCTGCAGGTTTAAATAACTCTGTTTTCTCAATTATATCAGAGCCTTTTGAAGAATGAATGTGAACTATAAAATAATCCCCAAGTTCTGTAAACATCAAATCATATCCTGTTGTTGGTATATGGGCACCAACAAATGAACAGCTTGCATACTCATCGCAATAATCATTACACTCAAGCCCTATTATTGTTATATGTTTTTTTCTTATTAAATAGCCAGTGTCTTTAGGTTTGTCTGAAAGAACCATATTAAGGCATTTTATTCCAGCTATATCACAAGTATGGACACCAAAAAGGATTAAATTTTCATAGTCAACAGTAGGTTCAATTTTTAAATTCTCTTTTACATCAAACTTTAACAAGGTTTCTTTCTGTGGCATAAAATATTTCTTTGGTGGAATTATTGTTGGAATATATTTAAGACTCACTTCATCAGCAGATTTTATTTCTTGAAAAGTATAATTTTTAAATCCCTTATAAACAGGTGCAGCCACTTTGGAAAAAGAAATTAAAGAGTTTATGAAATCATTAATTTTTGATTTTTCAAGTATTTTATATTGTTCAACTTTCATTTTCTGCCCAAAAAAACAATGAATTATAGTTTTTCAAAATTAATTTTGTCAATATATTTGTGAGCAGATTCAGAATGAGAGAGTTCTTTTTTTGCTACTTTATCAAGAATCCCATTAATAAAGGCAGCACTTTCTTTTGTGGAATATTTTTTTGCTATCTCCACTGCTTCATTTATTGTGACCTGATAGGGTATATCATGACGAAATAATATTTCATAAATTGAAAATCTTAAAATATTTTTGTCAATCGGTATAATTCTTTCTAAATGCCATTTTTCAGTATATTTTTGAATTGTTTTATCAATAACATCAATGTTTTCAATTGTTCCTTCTATCAATTGATTTGCAAATGTTTTTATATCATGATCCTGTTCTTCATTATTTCTTTCCCAGAATTTTTCAATTTCTTCCTGCAATAAATTATAATCACACATTTTCCTTGTATTTTCATTCATTTCACAGGCATATAAAAATTGTAAAACATATTCCCTTGCTTTTCTTCTCTTCATTTTTACCTGATTTCTAAGGCTATTTCAACTCTTCCATAACTCTTGCCATTTCAATGGCTACCATAGCTGCATCCCATCCTTTATTCCCTGATTTTGAACCAGCTCTTTCTATTGCCTGTTCAATAGTATCAGCTGTAATTACTCCGAATGAAACAGGAATACCTGTTTCTAATCCAACAAGGGCAATTCCTTTTGATACTTCAGCAGCGATGTAGTCAAAATGAGGAGTTGCACCTCTGATCAATGTGCCAAGACAGACAATTGCATGGAATTTACCAGTTTGAGCTAATTTTTTTGCAATTATGGGAATTTCAAATGAACCAGGAACTCTCACAATCTCAATGTCTGTCTGCTGTGCTCCGTGCCTTATTAAAGCATCAATAGCACCTTCAAGAAGGCGTGAAGTAATAAATTCATTGAATCTGCTTACAACGATTCCAAATTTTAGTCCCTGCGCATCAAGTTTTCCTTCAATAATTTTCATGTTTTCCTCCTATGGATAGAATAATTCAAATCTTCTCATTCTAACATTTATTACTAAAGCAATTCCTATAAAATTAGCAACTAATGTTGTTCCACCATAACTCATAAATGGTAAAGGAATTCCTACTACTGGCATGATTCCAAGAGTCATTCCAATATTTATGAAAAAGTATAAAACAAAAATTGAAGTAAAACCTATTGAAAGAAGTTTTCCAAACTCATCCTTAGCAATTATTGAGGTTTTCCAGCATCTGATAAAAAGTGTAAAATAAAGCGTTAAAAGTATGAAGCATCCTATAAATCCCCATTCTTCTGCAAAAATAGGAAAAATAAAGTCAGTATGTCTTTCCGGAAGAAATTTTAAAGGTCCCTGTGTACCTTCAAGAAATCCTTTGCCAAAAAGTCCACCAGAGCCTACTGTAATTACTGATTGCATAATGTTGTAACCAATTCCTTTTGGATCTATGCTCGGGTCAATAAAAGCAATTAATCTATTTTTCTGATATTCCTTCAGTCCTTCCCACAAAATTTCCCATAAAAAAAATATTGAAATAATAAATATAAAAAGAAGAAGAATAAGCAATCTTACAGGAAGCCCTTTATAAATAATCATTATAAATGTAATTGCAAAAAGCAACACTGCTGTTCCAAGGTCAGGCTGTTTAATAATTAGCGAAAATGGTATTATTCCAAAAATGAGTAATGCCTTCAGAGTATCCTTTATTGATAGAGGAGATTGTTTGTCTTCCAGAAAGGCTGAAATACTTATGATAAAGATTATTTTAAATACTTCTGAAGGCTGAAATGAAAAAAATCCAAGATTTATCCACCTTTTTGCACCCATTGCTGTTTTACCTGTAAAAAGAACAATAATAAGAAGTAAAATTCCTATTATATAAAAGATTAGCCAGAAATTTTTTAGCTTGATATAGTCAAAGGTTACAAAAGCAATCAAAGTTAATGTGGCTATTGCAAGCCATATTAATTGTTTAACATAAAAAGGAGGTTGTTCTCCCTCATCAAGAGGTGGTCTTGTGGCACTATAAAGTGTTAATATACCGAGAATGCATATAAAAAAAACTATAGCAAAAGTAATCCAGTCAAAATAGCTAATCAGCCTTCTATCAATTTTTAACATTTAGTTGCCTCTTTTTAAGAATGTATCCTTCAAGAATGTTTTTTGCTACAGGTGCTGCAACAGCTCCTCCACTTCCTCCATGTTCAACAATTAAGGAAAAAGCCATTTCAGGATCGTCCGTTGGAGCAAATCCAATAAACCATGCATGGTGTTCAATATTTTTATATGATACTTTTTCTTTCAATTTTTTGCTAATTACCTGAACTGTTCCTGTTTTGCCGCCAAACTTTATAATATAAGAACGAGCTCCTGAAGCTGTTCCTTCTGGTTCATTTACCACTGCTGATAATGCTTTTTTAATTATTTCAAGATTTTTAGGATTAAGATTCAAATTTTCCTTTTTAGCCTCATTACCTCTGATTATGTAAGGAGTCACCTTGACCCCTTCATTTACTATTATAGCCATAACTCGAGCCATCTGCAGTGGAGTTACTTTCAAAAATCCCTGTCCAATGGAAGTATTAAATGTATCTCCTAAAAACCAT
Protein-coding sequences here:
- the rodA gene encoding rod shape-determining protein RodA, whose protein sequence is MLKIDRRLISYFDWITFAIVFFICILGILTLYSATRPPLDEGEQPPFYVKQLIWLAIATLTLIAFVTFDYIKLKNFWLIFYIIGILLLIIVLFTGKTAMGAKRWINLGFFSFQPSEVFKIIFIISISAFLEDKQSPLSIKDTLKALLIFGIIPFSLIIKQPDLGTAVLLFAITFIMIIYKGLPVRLLILLLFIFIISIFFLWEILWEGLKEYQKNRLIAFIDPSIDPKGIGYNIMQSVITVGSGGLFGKGFLEGTQGPLKFLPERHTDFIFPIFAEEWGFIGCFILLTLYFTLFIRCWKTSIIAKDEFGKLLSIGFTSIFVLYFFINIGMTLGIMPVVGIPLPFMSYGGTTLVANFIGIALVINVRMRRFELFYP
- a CDS encoding 4Fe-4S dicluster domain-containing protein — protein: MKVEQYKILEKSKINDFINSLISFSKVAAPVYKGFKNYTFQEIKSADEVSLKYIPTIIPPKKYFMPQKETLLKFDVKENLKIEPTVDYENLILFGVHTCDIAGIKCLNMVLSDKPKDTGYLIRKKHITIIGLECNDYCDEYASCSFVGAHIPTTGYDLMFTELGDYFIVHIHSSKGSDIIEKTELFKPAEEFHIKELKALREKKLKIFNNEVPTERRYLPDLFDRSFNASVWKELEQRCLSCGNCTAVCPTCYCFDIKEEVDLSLEAGERYRVWFSCQLDPFAKVAGGIDFRRERSARQRHRFYRKFRYHIDRYGMVFCTGCGRCSRTCMAKINLKEVLTSLIKESETKIWRKWL
- the ribE gene encoding 6,7-dimethyl-8-ribityllumazine synthase, with protein sequence MKIIEGKLDAQGLKFGIVVSRFNEFITSRLLEGAIDALIRHGAQQTDIEIVRVPGSFEIPIIAKKLAQTGKFHAIVCLGTLIRGATPHFDYIAAEVSKGIALVGLETGIPVSFGVITADTIEQAIERAGSKSGNKGWDAAMVAIEMARVMEELK
- the nusB gene encoding transcription antitermination factor NusB → MKRRKAREYVLQFLYACEMNENTRKMCDYNLLQEEIEKFWERNNEEQDHDIKTFANQLIEGTIENIDVIDKTIQKYTEKWHLERIIPIDKNILRFSIYEILFRHDIPYQVTINEAVEIAKKYSTKESAAFINGILDKVAKKELSHSESAHKYIDKINFEKL